Proteins encoded in a region of the Pseudomonas sp. PDNC002 genome:
- the peaD gene encoding quinohemoprotein amine dehydrogenase subunit beta, producing the protein MSRKAFAAALGGLSLACALQAVAADAGADTGKALESGHEYLISTNYPNNLHVIDMQTDKLYKTCAIPGAYGPGMTQLSPDRKVAYILSNHYADIYGIQLDDCKPVFHATIAQKAGENARAMFSMTVSHDGKEIYAIANPTLILAEHYEVQQPRLQVYSVADGMGAKPVRTFPAPRQLTIMQSGDDGTLYVAGPDIYKVDVKTGKFDVIIPSRNWKRPNYAPPDVLYVWNQQTYPRDFSLLYTTAKFKDAKQDMATADFLYGFFNIDLATGKTETVDFGPVTEVYFSGIRSAKDRNVVYGVLNRLAKYDIKEQKLVKAANLDHSYYCLSTNKAGNKLYLTGTLNDVAIYDADSLERIGDLKLPGGDMAITTSQAFVAN; encoded by the coding sequence ATGTCCAGAAAAGCATTCGCCGCCGCGCTCGGCGGCCTCTCGCTGGCCTGCGCGCTGCAAGCCGTTGCCGCCGATGCCGGCGCCGACACCGGCAAAGCGCTGGAAAGTGGCCACGAGTACCTGATCAGCACCAACTACCCGAACAATCTGCACGTCATCGACATGCAGACCGACAAGCTCTACAAGACCTGCGCGATCCCCGGCGCCTATGGTCCGGGCATGACCCAGCTGTCGCCGGATCGCAAGGTCGCCTACATCCTCAGCAACCATTACGCGGACATCTACGGCATCCAGCTCGATGACTGCAAACCGGTGTTCCACGCCACCATCGCGCAGAAGGCGGGCGAGAACGCGCGGGCGATGTTCTCCATGACCGTCAGCCACGACGGCAAGGAGATCTACGCCATCGCCAACCCGACGCTGATCCTTGCCGAGCACTACGAAGTGCAGCAGCCGCGCTTGCAGGTCTACTCGGTGGCCGACGGCATGGGCGCCAAGCCGGTGCGCACCTTCCCGGCGCCGCGCCAGCTGACCATCATGCAGAGCGGCGACGACGGCACCCTCTACGTGGCGGGCCCGGACATCTACAAGGTGGACGTGAAGACCGGCAAGTTCGACGTGATCATCCCCAGCCGCAACTGGAAGCGCCCCAACTACGCGCCGCCAGATGTGCTCTACGTGTGGAACCAGCAGACCTACCCGCGTGACTTCTCGCTGCTCTACACCACGGCGAAGTTCAAGGACGCCAAGCAGGACATGGCCACGGCCGATTTCCTCTACGGCTTCTTCAACATCGACCTGGCCACCGGCAAGACCGAGACCGTCGATTTCGGCCCGGTCACCGAGGTGTACTTCAGCGGCATCCGCTCGGCGAAGGACCGCAACGTTGTCTACGGCGTGCTGAACCGCCTGGCCAAGTACGACATCAAGGAGCAGAAGCTGGTCAAGGCGGCGAACCTGGACCACTCCTACTACTGCCTGTCGACCAACAAGGCCGGCAACAAGCTGTACCTGACCGGCACCCTGAATGACGTGGCGATCTATGACGCCGACAGCCTGGAGCGCATCGGCGATCTGAAGCTGCCCGGCGGCGACATGGCAATCACCACCAGCCAGGCGTTCGTGGCCAACTGA
- the qhpC gene encoding quinohemoprotein amine dehydrogenase subunit gamma, which yields MKHLKAINTKAQKLEQAAAEDRIEDVVAMNSVAGCAATTDPGWEVDVFGGVSSLCQPMEADLYGCSDPCWWPAQVPDMMSTYPDWNKDAQASAENWRNLGTVFPDDK from the coding sequence ATGAAACATCTGAAAGCGATCAACACCAAAGCACAGAAGCTCGAACAGGCCGCCGCCGAGGATCGCATCGAAGACGTGGTGGCGATGAACTCCGTGGCCGGCTGCGCGGCCACCACCGACCCGGGCTGGGAAGTCGACGTGTTCGGCGGAGTGTCCTCGCTCTGCCAGCCGATGGAAGCGGACCTCTACGGCTGCTCCGACCCGTGCTGGTGGCCAGCCCAGGTGCCGGACATGATGAGCACCTACCCCGACTGGAACAAGGATGCGCAGGCTTCGGCCGAGAACTGGCGCAACCTCGGCACCGTATTCCCGGACGACAAATGA
- the peaB gene encoding quinohemoprotein amine dehydrogenase maturation protein — translation MGAILNLVERNLHEVQVDADRLLFHIPSSSLFASDALTGGIIDALRGHACSPDELTQRLAGRFGAEEIDETLRELIALELVSDGSPLPPEIGIKKVDRTALNTVVLNVNTGCNLSCTYCYKEDLDKPSAGKKMGAETAEASVEMLIQESPDEQRYTVVFFGGEPLSNRPLIEHMVAYCERRFGELGKTVDFVMTTNATLLTEEIVDWLNAHRFGLSISIDGPKTVHDRNRITVGGQGTYDVVRRKADMLLSRYTARPVGARVTLTTGVTDVETIWNHLFNEMGFAEVGFAPVTSGDISSYNLTGDELKAVFAGMKALGRRYLDEALEGRNIGFSNLHQLITDIHEGQKKALPCGAGLKMLAVDHKGELNLCHRFTGSSLPTFGNVHEGVKQAELNEFLSQRLDRTDTGCATCHIRNLCSGGCYHESYARYGDPAHPTYHYCELMRDWVDFGIEVYSRIMASNPSFIDRHITPRKAH, via the coding sequence ATGGGCGCCATCTTGAATCTGGTCGAACGCAACCTGCACGAAGTGCAGGTCGACGCCGACCGCCTGTTGTTCCATATCCCCAGTTCCTCGCTGTTCGCCAGCGACGCGCTGACCGGCGGGATCATCGACGCGCTGCGCGGGCATGCCTGCTCGCCGGACGAACTGACCCAACGCCTGGCCGGGCGTTTCGGCGCCGAGGAAATCGACGAGACCCTGCGCGAGCTGATCGCGCTGGAACTGGTCAGCGACGGCTCGCCGCTGCCCCCTGAAATCGGCATCAAGAAGGTTGACCGCACCGCGCTCAACACCGTGGTGCTGAACGTCAACACCGGCTGCAACCTGAGCTGCACGTACTGCTACAAGGAAGACCTGGACAAGCCCTCCGCCGGCAAGAAGATGGGCGCAGAAACCGCCGAGGCTTCGGTGGAAATGCTGATCCAGGAATCCCCCGACGAGCAGCGCTACACCGTGGTGTTCTTCGGCGGCGAACCGCTGTCCAACCGCCCGCTGATCGAGCACATGGTTGCGTACTGCGAGCGCCGTTTCGGCGAGCTGGGCAAGACGGTGGACTTCGTCATGACCACCAACGCCACGCTGCTCACCGAGGAAATCGTCGACTGGCTCAACGCCCATCGCTTCGGGCTGTCCATCAGCATCGACGGGCCGAAGACGGTGCACGACCGCAACCGCATCACCGTGGGCGGGCAGGGCACCTATGACGTAGTGCGGCGCAAGGCCGACATGCTGCTGTCGCGCTACACCGCGCGGCCGGTCGGCGCGCGGGTGACGCTGACCACCGGCGTCACCGATGTCGAGACCATCTGGAACCACCTGTTCAACGAGATGGGTTTCGCCGAAGTCGGGTTCGCTCCGGTCACTTCGGGCGACATCAGCAGCTACAACCTCACCGGGGACGAGCTGAAGGCGGTCTTCGCCGGCATGAAGGCCCTCGGCCGGCGCTACCTGGACGAGGCGCTGGAAGGGCGTAACATCGGCTTCTCCAACCTGCACCAGCTGATCACCGATATCCACGAAGGGCAGAAGAAGGCCCTGCCGTGCGGTGCCGGGCTGAAGATGCTGGCGGTGGACCACAAGGGCGAGCTGAACCTGTGCCACCGCTTCACCGGTTCCTCGCTGCCGACCTTCGGCAACGTGCATGAAGGGGTGAAGCAGGCCGAGCTGAACGAGTTCCTCTCCCAGCGCCTGGACCGCACCGACACCGGTTGCGCCACCTGCCACATCCGCAACCTCTGTTCCGGCGGCTGCTACCACGAGAGCTACGCGCGCTATGGCGACCCGGCGCACCCCACCTACCACTACTGCGAACTGATGAGGGACTGGGTCGATTTCGGCATCGAGGTCTACAGCCGGATCATGGCTTCCAACCCCAGCTTCATCGACCGCCACATCACTCCGCGGAAGGCGCACTGA
- the peaA gene encoding quinohemoprotein amine dehydrogenase subunit alpha has product MTRLRHYLGAGTLAALALALHQTAQAAPEGQAIINAKCQACHTPEGNNSLSRISHQRKTPEGWLMSIARMQVMYGLKITDEERRSVVKFLADKQGLAPSETDGVRYALERRLNTVEDFDTNFEQMCARCHSAARIALQRRPAAEWEKLVNFHLGRWPSLEYQALARDRDWFDLAKKEMVPELAKRYPLDNQAWSDWQKNRPKAEALAGEWSFAGHMPGKGDIAGSMKVSKDGDDAFKVSVKGQYADGTPFNGDGSAVLYNGYEWRGAVKVGDVTMRQVFAAMNGQMQGRMFDKAHDERGLDFVAAQNGTSRVLGVQPAYLKAGAETEVSVIGSGLKGKPSFGPGVEVLSVVSETPERVTVKVKAADSAAVGERDVAVGSAKGGSLAVYKDIAEVKVVPEFSISRIGGNGGSTPKVQGSFDAEAWGKGADGKSFRIGVFPAQWSVEPFDDRAKEDQDVKFAGVMDADSGIFTPGDAGPNPARKMMTNNAGNLKVIAAVDDAGQSHKGEGHMIVTVQRWNNPPIP; this is encoded by the coding sequence ATGACACGACTTCGGCACTATCTGGGTGCCGGAACCCTGGCCGCACTGGCCCTTGCGCTGCACCAGACGGCCCAGGCCGCACCCGAAGGCCAGGCGATCATCAACGCCAAGTGCCAGGCGTGCCACACGCCCGAAGGCAACAATTCCCTCAGCCGTATCAGCCACCAGCGCAAGACCCCTGAGGGCTGGCTGATGAGCATCGCCCGGATGCAGGTGATGTACGGCCTGAAGATCACCGACGAGGAGCGTCGCTCGGTGGTCAAGTTCCTCGCCGACAAGCAGGGCCTTGCGCCCAGCGAGACCGATGGGGTGCGCTACGCCCTCGAGCGCCGGCTGAACACCGTCGAAGACTTCGATACCAACTTCGAGCAGATGTGTGCCCGCTGCCACTCGGCCGCGCGCATCGCCCTGCAGCGCCGCCCCGCAGCGGAGTGGGAGAAGCTGGTGAACTTCCACCTCGGCCGCTGGCCGTCGCTGGAATACCAGGCACTGGCCCGTGACCGTGACTGGTTCGACCTGGCGAAGAAGGAGATGGTCCCGGAACTGGCCAAGCGCTATCCGCTGGACAACCAGGCCTGGTCCGACTGGCAGAAGAACCGGCCGAAGGCCGAGGCGCTGGCCGGTGAGTGGAGCTTCGCCGGGCACATGCCGGGCAAGGGCGACATCGCTGGCAGCATGAAGGTGAGCAAGGACGGCGACGACGCGTTCAAGGTCAGCGTGAAAGGCCAGTACGCCGACGGCACGCCGTTCAACGGTGACGGCAGCGCGGTCCTGTACAACGGCTACGAATGGCGCGGCGCGGTGAAGGTCGGTGACGTGACCATGCGCCAGGTGTTCGCGGCTATGAACGGCCAGATGCAGGGCCGTATGTTCGACAAGGCCCACGACGAGCGTGGCCTGGACTTCGTCGCCGCGCAGAACGGCACCAGCCGCGTGCTGGGCGTGCAGCCGGCCTACCTGAAAGCCGGCGCCGAGACCGAAGTCAGCGTCATCGGCAGCGGACTGAAAGGCAAGCCGTCGTTCGGCCCGGGCGTCGAGGTGCTGTCGGTGGTTTCCGAGACGCCCGAACGCGTGACCGTGAAGGTCAAGGCCGCCGACTCCGCTGCCGTCGGCGAGCGCGATGTCGCCGTGGGCAGCGCCAAGGGCGGCAGCCTCGCGGTGTACAAGGACATCGCCGAAGTGAAGGTGGTGCCGGAGTTCTCCATCTCCCGCATCGGCGGCAATGGCGGTTCGACGCCCAAGGTCCAGGGCAGCTTTGACGCCGAGGCCTGGGGCAAGGGTGCCGACGGCAAATCGTTCCGCATCGGCGTGTTCCCCGCGCAGTGGTCGGTGGAACCGTTCGACGACCGCGCCAAGGAAGACCAGGACGTGAAGTTCGCCGGGGTGATGGACGCCGACAGCGGCATCTTCACGCCGGGCGACGCCGGCCCGAACCCGGCGCGCAAGATGATGACCAACAACGCCGGCAACCTGAAGGTGATTGCCGCGGTGGACGACGCCGGCCAGTCGCACAAGGGCGAAGGGCACATGATCGTCACCGTGCAGCGTTGGAACAACCCGCCGATCCCGTAA